The following coding sequences lie in one Asterias amurensis chromosome 18, ASM3211899v1 genomic window:
- the LOC139950340 gene encoding 15-hydroxyprostaglandin dehydrogenase [NAD(+)]-like, which yields MASTNNGSTFDLATAHFNPDTVAIVTGSAEGLGKAFAEVMLQKGVKGVCLADINESKGKETLEEFKKFGEEKVIFVKCNVTSESDIEAAFTETKTKFGTVNLLVNNAGVQNEQNWRLCVDVNVKGTLSGTYTALKHMSLSEGGDGGTIINISSLAGLIPIPYMPTYAATKHAVIGLSKSIMAHPTTKASGITIGVLCPSFVDTAMIHEDNVILRTESDRALAKGIQQQAGILQVSEVTDAFLTLLLDKSWAGKIMKISKLGGMQDQPIM from the exons ATGGCGAGCACAAATAACGGTTCGACATTCGACCTGGCGACGGCACACTTCAACCCCGACACTGTGGCCATCGTAACGGGATCTGCTGAGGGGCTGGGGAAGGCGTTTGCTGAAGTCATGCTTCAGAAAGGTGTCAAG GGCGTTTGTTTAGCAGATATCAACGAATCAAAAGGAAAGGAAACACTGGAAGAGTTCAAAAAGTTTGGGGAGGAAAAAGTAATATTCGTCAAATGTAACGTCACATCGGAATCTGACATAGAAG CTGCTTTCACGGAGACCAAGACAAAGTTTGGTACCGTCAATCTGTTAGTGAATAACGCTGGTGTACAGAACGAACAAAACTGGCGACTGTGTGTGGACGTAAATGTG AAAGGAACTTTGTCAGGCACATACACTGCACTCAAACACATGAGTCTGAGTGAAGGTGGGGACGGCGGTACTATTATCAACATTTCGTCTTTGGCAG GTCTGATACCTATTCCCTACATGCCGACGTATGCAGCTACTAAACATGCCGTTATCGGTTTATCTAAATCAATCATG GCACACCCTACTACCAAGGCATCTGGTATTACAATCGGTGTATTGTGCCCATCTTTTGTAGATACCGCGATGATACATGAAGATAATGTTATACTGAGGACTGAATCAGATCGTGCACTCGCAAAGGGAATTCAACAGCAAGCAGGAATATTGCA GGTGTCTGAGGTAACTGATGCGTTTCTGACGCTCCTTCTGGATAAATCTTGGGCTGGCAAAATCATGAAGATCTCCAAGTTGGGTGGAATGCAAGATCAGCCAATCATGTGA